In the genome of Drosophila pseudoobscura strain MV-25-SWS-2005 chromosome 3, UCI_Dpse_MV25, whole genome shotgun sequence, one region contains:
- the LOC6898157 gene encoding F-box only protein 39, whose protein sequence is MSEMSVAARKGSAQLDVMQKAGWKIDENEKACYIDVDEDNDETTEESKWCILPDLILEEIFTYLSPKERYYAGLVCRQWHRAFYLPTVWNNFVVDDRTLTRPKYNYYSGWQYCLDHMRTQNCLSRIGRHLRGIEFRPWHSFNNIFQFMTMLTWSMDKGKELNAEPQLVGMGSRIRSLVYHFPCNMSQPNDPEGIKLFGTGGQLLRGLKELLLRLTELHTLKLVDFVLERFEANHLLDEVVCSCCTKMRVLNLVNVTTMHCPIMHVGLFLNLQVLTISPQNIDDDVLSLLADTKLRHLYLLQNCYTPNHLTISACGVKAWRSLKKTNPRMRVHLRLENLVDGEVVLQPEAPVHSITYWTPQTRVRADLLVRMIDHYKNTLAVYGHELLPRFTSPKPFNSRIDSLLVLICRQCLNLDTLTVREKVSTATLLLIARTAKNLRHLNVRRFAVILRCDWPRHPEWSNEFHAWLRRNSRSYEAVEREISLILGYKWQLLSDRDFKQVTVNAKSGA, encoded by the exons ATGTCTGAAATGAGTGTGGCAGCCCGCAAAGGCAGCGCCCAGCTGGACGTTATGCAAAAGGCTGGCTGGAAGATCGACGAGAACGAAAAAG CCTGCTACATAGACGTCGATGAGGACAACGATGAGACCACTGAAGAATCCAAGTGGTGCATTCTTCCGGACCTGATACTCGAGGAAATCTTCACCTACCTCAGCCCCAAGGAGCGCTACTATGCTGGCCTG GTCTGTCGCCAGTGGCATCGGGCCTTCTATCTGCCAACGGTTTGGAACAACTTTGTGGTTGACGATCGTACGCTGACGAGACCAAAATACAACTACTACTCGGGCTGGCAGTACTGTCTCGATCACATGCGCACACAGAACTGCCTGTCGAGAATCGGGCGTCACCTGCGAGGCATCGAGTTCCGGCCGTGGCACAGCTTCAACAACATCTTCCAGTTTATGACAATGCTCACCTGGAGCATGGACAAA GGAAAAGAACTGAACGCCGAGCCGCAGCTCGTTGGCATGGGTAGCCGGATACGTTCTCTGGTATATCATTTCCCCTGCAACATGTCGCAGCCCAACGATCCGGAAGGCATCAAGCTCTTCGGCACTGGAGGACAGCTCCTGAGGGGCCtgaaggagctgctgctgcgattgACAGAACTGCACACTCTGAAGCTGGTGGACTTTGTGCTGGAGCGCTTCGAGGCGAATCACTTGCTGGATGAAGTcgtctgcagctgctgcaccaAAATGAGAGTGCTCAATCTGGTGAATGTGACCACCATGCACTGTCCCATCATGCATGTGGGACTATTCCTCAATCTGCAG GTGCTCACCATTTCTCCCCAAAACATAGACGACGATGTGTTGTCTCTGCTGGCGGACACAAAGCTGCGGCATCTGTATTTACTGCAAAACTGCTATACTCCCAACCACCTGACCATTAGCGCCTGCGGAGTCAAGGCCTGGCGCAGCCTAAAGAAGACGAATCCGCGCATGCGGGTTCATCTGAGGCTGGAGAACCTCGTCGACGGCGAGGTAGTGCTGCAACCAGAGGCCCCAGTCCACAGCATCACCTACTGGACGCCACAGACTCGTGTGAGGGCTGACCTGCTCGTCCGCATGATAGACCACTACAAGAATACTCTGGCTGTCTACGGTCATGAGCTGTTGCCGCGCTTCACCAGCCCCAAGCCGTTCAACAGCCGCATCGACAGCTTGCTGGTGCTGATATGCCGCCAATGCCTCAACTTGGATACTCTG ACCGTACGGGAGAAGGTGTCCACTgcgacgctgctgctgattgctCGAACGGCCAAGAATCTCCGACACTTAAATGTGAGACGCTTCGCGGTGATTCTGCGCTGCGACTGGCCCCGGCATCCGGAATGGAGCAACGAGTTCCACGCCTGGCTCCGGCGCAACTCGCGCTCCTACGAGGCTGTGGAGCGGGAGATCTCCCTGATCTTGGGCTACAAATGGCAGCTGTTGAGCGACCGCGACTTCAAGCAGGTCACAGTGAATGCCAAGTCGGGTGCCTAA